In Melospiza georgiana isolate bMelGeo1 chromosome 8, bMelGeo1.pri, whole genome shotgun sequence, one genomic interval encodes:
- the XPNPEP1 gene encoding xaa-Pro aminopeptidase 1 isoform X1, translated as MWTDGRYFLQAAHQMDSNWTLMKMGLKDTPTQEDWLVSVLPEGSKVGVDPFIIPADQWKRMSKVLRSAGHDLVPVKENLIDTIWTDCPQRPCKPLITLGLSYTGVSWRDKIVALRSKMAERKVMWFVVTALDEVAWLFNLRGSDVEYNPVFFAYAVIGMNTIRLFIDGDRMMDPAVREHLQLDSTLEPEFKIQVMPYGSILSELQAVGAGLSPKEKVWLSDKASYALTEAIPKAYRYLTPYTPICIAKAVKNAAETEGMRRAHIKDAVALCELFNWLEKEVPKGTVTEIVAADKAEEFRSQQKDFVELSFATISSTGPNGAIIHYKPVPETNRTLSVNEIYLLDSGAQYKDGTTDVTRTMHFGTPSAYEKECFTYVLKGHIAVSAAIFPNGTKGHLLDSFARSALWDCGLDYLHGTGHGVGSFLNVHEGPCGISYKTFADEPLEAGMIVSDEPGYYEDGSFGIRIENVVLVIPAETKYNFKNRGSLTFEPLTLVPIQTKMIDVNLLTEKEVFIYSISACFP; from the exons ATGTGGACTGACGGACGCTACTTCCTGCAGGCTGCACATCAAATGGATAGCAACTGGACACTCATGAAAATGG GTCTGAAAGATACACCAACTCAGGAGGATTGGCTAGTGAGTGTCCTCCCAGAAGGCTCCAAGGTGGGAGTGGACCCTTTCATTATTCCAGCAG ACCAGTGGAAGAGAATGTCCAAAGTCTTGAGAAGTGCTGGCCATGACCTTGTGCCTGTCAAAGAAAACCTGATTGATACAATCTGGACAGATTGTCCTCAACGCCCCTGCAAACCTCTCATCACACTTGGCCTGAGTTATACAG GAGTCAGCTGGAGAGACAAAATTGTAGCCCTTCGTTCAAAAATGGCTGAGAGGAAAGTCATGTGGTTTGTGGTAACAGCCTTGGATGAAGTAGCAT ggcTTTTCAACCTCCGAGGCTCTGATGTTGAGTACAATCCTGTGTTCTTTGCATACGCCGTCATAGGAATGAACACAATCAG GCTCTTCATTGATGGTGACAGGATGATGGACCCAGCTGTGAGAGAGCACTTACAGCTTGACTCCACCCTGGAACCAGAGTTCAAAATCCAGGTGATGCCCTATGGATCCATCCTGTCGGAGCTGCAGGCTGTTGGTGCAGGCCTGTCACCCAAGGAGAAAGTGTGGCTCAGTGACAAAGCCAGCTATGCTCTGACTGAGGCCATTCCCAAG GCTTACCGATACCTCACCCCATATACCCCCATCTGCATTGCAAAAGCTGTGAAGAATGCAGCAGAAACAGAAGGCATGAGAAGAGCACAT ATTAAAGATGCTGTTGCCCTGTGTGAGCTCTTTAACTGGCTGGAAAAAGAG GTCCCAAAGGGAACAGTAACAGAAATAGTTGCTGCAGACAAAGCAGAGGAGTTCCGCAG TCAGCAGAAAGACTTTGTCGAATTGAGTTTTGCTACCATATCAAGCACAGGTCCAAACGGAGCCATCATTCACTACAA GCCAGTTCCTGAGACCAACAGAACGCTGTCGGTGAACGAGATCTACCTCCTGGACTCAGGAGCACAGTACAA AGATGGTACAACAGATGTGACCAGGACAATGCATTTTGGCACACCATCAGCCTATGAAAAG GAATGCTTCACATATGTCCTGAAGGGACATATAGCTGTGAGTGCTGCCATCTTCCCAAATGGAACCAAAG GTCACCTTCTAGACTCCTTTGCCCGCTCTGCCTTGTGGGACTGTGGCCTGGATTACCTGCACGGGACAGGACATGGAGTTGGCTCTTTCCTAAACGTGCACGAGGGTCCTTGTGGCATTAGCTACAAAACCTTTGCAGATGAGCCCCTGGAGGCTGGCATGATTGTCTCTGATG AGCCTGGCTATTATGAAGATGGGTCCTTTGGGATCCGAATAGAAAACGTTGTCCTCGTCATCCCTGCTGAAACCAAG TACAATTTCAAAAACAGAGGCAGCCTGACCTTTGAACCCTTAACCCTGGTTCCAATCCAGACAAAAATGATTGATGTTAATTTGCTGACAGAAAAGGAG GTTTTCATTTATTCCATTAGTGCCTGCTTTCCCTGA
- the XPNPEP1 gene encoding xaa-Pro aminopeptidase 1 isoform X2: MSPKITTELLKHLRQVMKNPRYVQEPVQAYIVPSGDAHQSEYIAPCDCRRAFISGFDGSAGTAIVTEQHAAMWTDGRYFLQAAHQMDSNWTLMKMGLKDTPTQEDWLVSVLPEGSKVGVDPFIIPADQWKRMSKVLRSAGHDLVPVKENLIDTIWTDCPQRPCKPLITLGLSYTGVSWRDKIVALRSKMAERKVMWFVVTALDEVAWLFNLRGSDVEYNPVFFAYAVIGMNTIRLFIDGDRMMDPAVREHLQLDSTLEPEFKIQVMPYGSILSELQAVGAGLSPKEKVWLSDKASYALTEAIPKAYRYLTPYTPICIAKAVKNAAETEGMRRAHIKDAVALCELFNWLEKEVPKGTVTEIVAADKAEEFRSQQKDFVELSFATISSTGPNGAIIHYKPVPETNRTLSVNEIYLLDSGAQYKDGTTDVTRTMHFGTPSAYEKECFTYVLKGHIAVSAAIFPNGTKGHLLDSFARSALWDCGLDYLHGTGHGVGSFLNVHEGPCGISYKTFADEPLEAGMIVSDEPGYYEDGSFGIRIENVVLVIPAETKYNFKNRGSLTFEPLTLVPIQTKMIDVNLLTEKERHWVNEYHQQCRDVVGAELERQGRHEALRWLLRETEPLAPLQ, translated from the exons AGCGAGTACATTGCACCCTGTGATTGCAGAAGGGCGTTCATCTCTGGATTTGAtggctctgcag gtACTGCCATAGTGACCGAGCAGCACGCTGCCATGTGGACTGACGGACGCTACTTCCTGCAGGCTGCACATCAAATGGATAGCAACTGGACACTCATGAAAATGG GTCTGAAAGATACACCAACTCAGGAGGATTGGCTAGTGAGTGTCCTCCCAGAAGGCTCCAAGGTGGGAGTGGACCCTTTCATTATTCCAGCAG ACCAGTGGAAGAGAATGTCCAAAGTCTTGAGAAGTGCTGGCCATGACCTTGTGCCTGTCAAAGAAAACCTGATTGATACAATCTGGACAGATTGTCCTCAACGCCCCTGCAAACCTCTCATCACACTTGGCCTGAGTTATACAG GAGTCAGCTGGAGAGACAAAATTGTAGCCCTTCGTTCAAAAATGGCTGAGAGGAAAGTCATGTGGTTTGTGGTAACAGCCTTGGATGAAGTAGCAT ggcTTTTCAACCTCCGAGGCTCTGATGTTGAGTACAATCCTGTGTTCTTTGCATACGCCGTCATAGGAATGAACACAATCAG GCTCTTCATTGATGGTGACAGGATGATGGACCCAGCTGTGAGAGAGCACTTACAGCTTGACTCCACCCTGGAACCAGAGTTCAAAATCCAGGTGATGCCCTATGGATCCATCCTGTCGGAGCTGCAGGCTGTTGGTGCAGGCCTGTCACCCAAGGAGAAAGTGTGGCTCAGTGACAAAGCCAGCTATGCTCTGACTGAGGCCATTCCCAAG GCTTACCGATACCTCACCCCATATACCCCCATCTGCATTGCAAAAGCTGTGAAGAATGCAGCAGAAACAGAAGGCATGAGAAGAGCACAT ATTAAAGATGCTGTTGCCCTGTGTGAGCTCTTTAACTGGCTGGAAAAAGAG GTCCCAAAGGGAACAGTAACAGAAATAGTTGCTGCAGACAAAGCAGAGGAGTTCCGCAG TCAGCAGAAAGACTTTGTCGAATTGAGTTTTGCTACCATATCAAGCACAGGTCCAAACGGAGCCATCATTCACTACAA GCCAGTTCCTGAGACCAACAGAACGCTGTCGGTGAACGAGATCTACCTCCTGGACTCAGGAGCACAGTACAA AGATGGTACAACAGATGTGACCAGGACAATGCATTTTGGCACACCATCAGCCTATGAAAAG GAATGCTTCACATATGTCCTGAAGGGACATATAGCTGTGAGTGCTGCCATCTTCCCAAATGGAACCAAAG GTCACCTTCTAGACTCCTTTGCCCGCTCTGCCTTGTGGGACTGTGGCCTGGATTACCTGCACGGGACAGGACATGGAGTTGGCTCTTTCCTAAACGTGCACGAGGGTCCTTGTGGCATTAGCTACAAAACCTTTGCAGATGAGCCCCTGGAGGCTGGCATGATTGTCTCTGATG AGCCTGGCTATTATGAAGATGGGTCCTTTGGGATCCGAATAGAAAACGTTGTCCTCGTCATCCCTGCTGAAACCAAG TACAATTTCAAAAACAGAGGCAGCCTGACCTTTGAACCCTTAACCCTGGTTCCAATCCAGACAAAAATGATTGATGTTAATTTGCTGACAGAAAAGGAG CGTCACTGGGTGAACGAGTaccaccagcagtgcagggacgtggtgggagcagagctggagaggcagGGCCGGCACGAGGCTCTGCGCTGGCTGCTCCGCGAGACGGAGCCTCTGGCCCCGCTGCAGTAG